From a region of the Cyclopterus lumpus isolate fCycLum1 chromosome 5, fCycLum1.pri, whole genome shotgun sequence genome:
- the slc4a8 gene encoding electroneutral sodium bicarbonate exchanger 1 has product MPRQSHRHHKAHGSRHRKRDRRAGSIATQQSEESETATSSHDTPSQRVQFILGTEEDAEHVAHELFTELDEICVKDGKDAEWKETARWLKFEEDVEDGGERWSKPYVATLSLHSLFELRSCIINGSVLLDMHADSIEEIADMVLDHQEASHELDDSVRLKVREALLKRHHHQNEKKKNLMPSVRSIAEGTRKHSETHLIGSVTSSQPPAATEPAKNGGGQDGTQVDLSKVDMHFMKKIPEGAEASNVLVGELDFLERPIVAFVRLSPAVLLTGLTEVPIPTRFLFILLGQDGKAQQYHEIGRSMATIMTDEIFHDVAYKAKDRSDLLAGIDEFLDQVTVLPPGEWDPSIRIEPPKSVPSQEKRKTAGVSNGTSCLVEEELHAEHHGPELQRTGRLFGGLVLDIKRKIPFYLSDFKDGLNLQCVASFLFLYCACMSPVITFGGLLGEATEGSISAIESLLGASMTGIAYSVFAGQPLTILGSTGPVLVFEKILYKFCKDYDLSYLSLRTCIGLWTAVLCLILVATDASSLVCYITRFTEEAFAALICLIFIYEALEKLFYLGEVYPFNANSDLDKLTLAYCRCAEPDNPSNKTLQLWSGKNITSAEVTWTNLTVKECISLQGHFVGTACGHHGPYTPDVLFWSTILFFSTFLMSAFLKDFKTSRYFPTKVRSMISDFAVFLTIAVMVLLDYMIGVPSQKLKVPSQFQPTRDDRGWLINPIGRNPWWTVLAATIPALLCTILIFMDQQITAVIINRKEHKLLKGCGYHLDLLIVGVMLAVCSIMGLPWFVAATVLSISHVNSLKLESESSAPGEQPRFLGIREQRFTGLVIFLLMGCSVFMTGALQFIPMPVLYGVFLYMGVSSLKGIQFFDRLKLFGMPAKHQPDFIYLRHVPLRKVHMFTLTQLTCLLLLWVIKHSPAAIIFPMMVLALVFVRKLLDWCFSKRELSFLDDVMPEWKKKNLDDASKSIEEESQIMLSPKKEDTTDVQIPMESCKHVPTPKEHDPRCDPSDINISDEMSKTTVWKSLNSNQKDICPVAAKKD; this is encoded by the exons ATGCCCAGGCAGAGCCATCGGCACCACAAGGCCCACGGCTCTCGGCACCGCAAGAGAGACAGGAGGGCGGGAAGCATTGCAACACAGCAAAGCGAGGAAAGTGAGACGGCCACTTCCAGccatg ACACGCCGTCCCAGCGTGTCCAGTTCATTCTGGGCACCGAGGAGGATGCTGAACATGTGGCCCACGAGCTGTTCACTGAGCTGGATGAGATCTGTGTGAAGGATGGCAAGGATGCCGAGTGGAAGGAAACAGCCAG GTGGCTGAAGTTTGAGGAAGacgtggaggatggaggggagaggtggagcaAGCCCTATGTCGCAACTCTTTCCCTCCACAGCTTGTTTGAGCTGCGCAGTTGCATCATCAATGGCAGCGTGTTGCTTGACATGCACGCTGACAGCATCGAAGAGATTGCAG ACATGGTGCTGGACCACCAGGAGGCGTCCCATGAGCTGGACGACAGTGTGAGACTGAAGGTGCGAGAGGCTCTGCTGAAGAGACACCACCAccagaatgagaagaagaagaacctgATGCCCAGCGTGCGCTCCATCGCTGAGGGAACCCGCAAACATTCAGAGACCCATCTGATAG GGTCAGTCACATCTTCCCAGCCTCCGGCAGCTACAGAACCCGCCAAGAATGGTGGCGGACAGGACGGCACTCAAGTGGACCTCAGCAAA GTGGACATGCACTTTATGAAGAAGATTCCAGAGGGGGCAGAGGCCTCCAATGTATTGGTGGGAgaactggacttcctggagaGGCCCATTGTGGCCTTTGTCCGCCTCTCCCCTGCTGTGCTGCTCACCGGACTCACTGAGGTCCCCATTCCTACCAG GTTCCTCTTCATTCTCCTTGGCCAAGATGGAAAGGCTCAGCAATACCACGAAATTGGACGCTCTATGGCGACCATCATGACAGATGAA ATCTTCCATGACGTAGCCTACAAGGCAAAGGACAGAAGTGACCTGCTGGCTGGGATAGATGAGTTTCTAGACCAGGTGACGGTCCTACCACCAGGAGAGTGGGACCCCTCCATCCGCATTGAGCCCCCAAAGAGTGTCCCCTCTCAG gagaagagaaagacGGCAGGAGTCTCTAACGGCACATCCTGCCTGGTAGAGGAAGAACTACATGCTGAGCATCACGGACCAGAGCTACAGAGAACTGGAAG GTTGTTTGGTGGTCTGGTACTGGACATCAAGAGGAAGATTCCGTTCTATCTGAGTGACTTTAAGGACGGTCTTAACCTCCAGTGTGtcgcctccttcctcttcctctactgTGCCTGCATGTCTCCGGTCATCACTTTTGGAGGTCTGCTCGGGGAGGCCACAGAGGGAAGCATC AGTGCCATAGAGTCTTTACTTGGTGCATCTATGACTGGAATAGCCTACTCTGTGTTTGCTGGTCAGCCTCTCACCATTCTGGGCAGCACAGGTCCTGTGCTGGTTTTTGAGAAAATCCTCTACAAGTTTTGCAA GGACTACGACCTGTCATATCTGTCTCTGAGGACTTGCATCGGCCTGTGGACAGCCGTGCTGTGTTTGATACTGGTCGCCACTGATGCAAGCTCTCTAGTGTGCTACATCACTCGGTTCACAGAGGAGGCCTTTGCCGCCCTAATCTGCCTCATCTTCATTTACGAGGCCTTGGAGAAGCTATTCTACCTGGGAGAAGTCTACCCCTTCAATGCAAACAGCGATCTAGACAAACTCACACTGGCATA CTGTAGGTGTGCAGAACCTGATAACCCCAGTAATAAAACCTTACAACTGTGGAGTGGGAAAAACATCACATCAGCGGAAGTAACCTGGACCAACCTTACTGTCAAG GAGTGTATCAGTCTGCAGGGCCACTTTGTTGGGACCGCATGCGGCCACCATGGCCCCTACACCCCAGATGTTCTCTTCTGGTCCACCATCTTGTTCTTCTCCACTTTCCTTATGTCTGCATTCCTCAAAGATTTCAAGACAAGTCGTTATTTCCCCACCAAG GTGCGATCCATGATCAGTGACTTTGCTGTTTTCCTCACCATTGCCGTCATGGTTCTGCTTGATTATATGATTGGAGTGCCCTCCCAGAAGTTGAAGGTGCCAAGTCAATTCCAG CCCACCAGAGACGACCGAGGTTGGTTGATCAATCCAATAGGACGCAACCCATGGTGGACAGTCCTGGCTGCAACTATTCCTGCTCTTCTGTGCACCATCCTCATCTTTATGGACCAACAGATAACTGCCGTCATCATCAACCGCAAAGAGCACAAACTGCTG AAGGGCTGTGGGTACCACCTGGACCTGCTCATCGTCGGGGTGATGCTGGCGGTGTGCTCCATCATGGGCTTGCCCTGGTTTGTAGCGGCCACGGTACTGTCCATCTCTCACGTCAACAGCCTAAAGCTGGAGTCAGAGAGCTCGGCTCCAGGAGAGCAGCCTCGCTTCCTGGGCATCAGGGAACAAAGGTTCACTGGCTTGGTCATCTTCCTGCTCATGGGCTGCTCTGTATTTATGACTGGAGCTCTGCAG ttcaTTCCTATGCCAGTGCTGTATGGTGTTTTCCTTTACATGGGAGTCTCTTCATTAAAAGGCATACAG TTCTTCGACCGTCTAAAGTTGTTTGGCATGCCGGCGAAGCACCAGCCAGACTTCATCTACCTGCGTCACGTCCCCTTGAGGAAAGTGCACATGTTCACTCTGACACAGCTAacctgtctgctgctgctctgggtcATTAAGCACTCACCTGCCGCTATCATCTTCCCAATGATG GTGCTGGCTCTGGTTTTCGTTCGCAAACTGCTGGACTGGTGTTTCTCCAAGCGAGAGCTAAGTTTCCTGGATGACGTAATGCCTgagtggaagaagaaaaaccttGATGATGCCTCCAAATCGATAGAAGAG GAATCCCAGATTATGCTCAGTCCAAAGAAGGAAGATACAACTGATGTTCAGATTCCAATGGAGAGCTGCAAGCACGTTCCGACCCCCAAAGAACATGACCCCag GTGTGACCCCTCTGATATTAATATATCTGATGAAATGTCTAAAACCACCGTGTGGAAATCCCTCAACTCCAATCAAAAGGACATTTGTCCTGTAGCTGCTAAAAAG GATTGA